In one Rutidosis leptorrhynchoides isolate AG116_Rl617_1_P2 chromosome 8, CSIRO_AGI_Rlap_v1, whole genome shotgun sequence genomic region, the following are encoded:
- the LOC139864039 gene encoding uncharacterized protein: protein MQTRRTYTDAQVDEMISQRVNEALAAAEARRVQANASQAGGSGGNNFPQRCTYKEFIICKPQPFTGVEGPVGLMRWFEKLEFIFRISNCVDVDRVKFATCTHQDSALTWWNSFAQSAIMDEAYATLWEEFKRMIISEYCPRNEIQKLEIELWNLEIQGTDITGYTKGFLELTLMCPEFVTTEEKKIERYVWGLLEDIQGDVMSSKPILLQDTIRMAHNLMDQVKRRQASSKKVGHTSNDCRVNLTQPTENKSKTCYGCRQVGHMKNQCPNAKKDGNAKGRAFNISTKGAREDPELVTDTFFLNNCIAYVLVDSGADRSFISKDFSIVINVPPTALDTKYVIELANGKILKVDKIFRGCALTLADTLFEVDLMPVELGSFDVIIGMDWLSKNHVDIACAEKAIRISLENCETLVVQGDKSGTKLNIISYMKARKYLRKGCKAILAHVKEIESEEKRLKDVPVVKDFPGVFHEDFPGHPPCREVEFQIDLIPGAAPVARPPY, encoded by the exons ATGCAAACTCGAAGGACTTATACCGACGCCCAAGTTGACGAGATGATTAGTCAAAGGGTTAATGAAGCGTTAGCCGCTGCTGAGGCACGGAGAGTGCAAGCTAATGCAAGTCAAGCTGGAGGATCTGGTGGAAATAATTTTCCACAAAGATGTACATACAAAGAGTTTATCATCTGCAAACCTCAACCTTTCACTGGTGTGGAAGGACCAGTTGGTTTGATGaggtggtttgagaagctcgagtTCATTTTCAGGATCAGTAACTGTGTTGATGTAGATAGAGTAAAGTTTGCCACCTGTACTCATCAAGACagtgctcttacatggtggaattctTTTGCTCAGTCTGCAATCATGGATGAAGCTTACGCAACACTATGGGAAGAATTCAAGAGAATGATTATCAGTGAATATTGTCCAAGAAACGAGATTCAAAAACTTGAGATTGAGTTGTGGAATTTGGAGATTCAAGGAACTGACATTACTGGATATACAAAGGGATTCCTAGAACTTACTTTGATGTGTCCTGAGTTTGTTACTACTGAAGAAAAGAAGATCGAGAGGTATGTGTGGGGACTCTTGGAAGACATCCAAGGTGATGTAATGTCTTCTAAACCAATACTTCTTCAAGATACTATCCGAATGGCACACAATTTGATGGATCAGGTTAAGCGTCGTCAAGCGTC GAGCAAAAAGGTGGGACATACGTCCAATGATTGTAGAGTCAATCTCACGCAGCCAACTGAAAACAAATCCAAGACTTGTTATGGATGTAGACAAGTGGGGCACATGAAGAATCAGTGTCCGAATGCCAAGAAGGATGGAAATGCAAAAGGAAGAGCATTTAATATCTCGACAAAAGGAGCTCGTGAGGATCCTGAGTTGGTCACGGATACATTTTTTCTTAACAACTGCATTGCTTATGTGCTAGTTGAtagtggtgctgatagaagttttatttcTAAGGACTTTAGTATCGTGATTAACGTACCTCCAACTGCCTTAGACACTAAGTATGTCATAGAATTAGCTAATGGAAAAATTTTGAAAGTAGATAAGATCTTTCGAGGTTGTGCTCTAACATTAGCTGATACACTATTTGAAGTTGATCTTATGCCTGTtgagttaggtagttttgatgttattattggtatggattggttatctaaGAACCATGTGGATATTGCTTGTGCGGAGAAAGCCATTCGTATTTCTCTCGAGAATTGTGAGACTTTAGTTGTGCAAGGAGACAAGAGTGGAACGAAACTCAACATAATTTCTTACATGAAGGCTAGAAAATATTTAAGGAAAGGATGCAAAGCCATCCTCGCGCACGTAAAAGAGATAGAGTCGGAGGAGAAGCGACTTAAGGATGTACCGGTAGTAAAGGATTTTCCTGGAGTTTTTCATGAAGATTTTCCTGGTCATCCTCCTTGTAgagaagttgaatttcaaattgacttAATTCCTGGTGCTGCACCTGTTGCTCGACCACCGTATTGA